One window of Terriglobales bacterium genomic DNA carries:
- a CDS encoding DHA2 family efflux MFS transporter permease subunit, producing MATATRAVPMTYSRPTHNPWAIALTVTLATFMEVLDTSIANVSLPHIAGGLSASQDEATWVLTSYLVSNAVVLPVSGWISDRIGRKRFYMSCVFLFTVSSFLCGFAPTLPMLIFFRILQGAGGGGLAPSEQAILADTFPPKKRGMAFAVYGMAVVLAPAIGPTLGGFITDNYSWRWIFYINVPVGILSLMLTNIMVEDPPPMAEVRRKSRFIPVDYIGLGLVAVGLGCLQVVLDKGQEDDWFGSHFITAFTITCAVSLIAFIIWESRQRYPIVNLRLFRIRTFAVANVLMFLLGIVLFGTTVLIPLYLQSLMGYTAQKAGEVLSPGAVVIIFLMPLVGWLVAKVDARYLIALGFLTTSLALLHMTNLYLGIDFRTAVMFRVYQAAGLAFLFVPINTISYVGVPPDQNNQVSGLMNLSRNLGGSVGISLVTTLLARRAQLHQNNLVSNTYTSNPSFRNMVDGLTQQLTTRGVIPSEATQQAYGRIYATLGRQASVLAYIDTIKLLAVICLCLVPLVFIMRKNKPGRGPAAAH from the coding sequence TTGGCTACCGCGACGCGCGCAGTGCCGATGACGTATTCGCGACCCACGCACAATCCGTGGGCGATTGCGCTTACCGTCACCCTGGCCACCTTCATGGAAGTCCTGGACACCTCCATTGCAAACGTATCTCTGCCACACATTGCCGGCGGACTCTCGGCCAGCCAGGATGAAGCAACCTGGGTTCTCACCAGTTATCTGGTCTCCAATGCTGTCGTTCTTCCGGTTTCCGGCTGGATCTCGGACCGCATAGGGCGCAAGCGCTTCTACATGAGCTGTGTTTTCCTGTTTACAGTGAGTTCTTTTCTCTGCGGCTTTGCGCCCACGCTCCCGATGCTCATCTTTTTCCGCATACTTCAGGGCGCTGGTGGCGGAGGGCTTGCCCCCAGCGAACAGGCGATCCTGGCGGACACCTTCCCTCCCAAGAAGCGCGGCATGGCCTTTGCCGTGTACGGCATGGCGGTGGTGCTCGCTCCTGCCATTGGCCCTACTCTGGGTGGCTTCATCACCGACAACTACAGCTGGCGCTGGATTTTCTACATCAATGTCCCCGTGGGAATTCTCTCTCTGATGCTCACCAACATCATGGTTGAGGATCCGCCGCCGATGGCCGAAGTGCGCAGGAAATCGCGGTTCATTCCAGTAGATTACATAGGCTTGGGTCTGGTCGCGGTGGGCTTGGGCTGCCTGCAGGTTGTACTCGACAAAGGTCAGGAAGATGACTGGTTCGGATCCCACTTCATCACTGCTTTCACCATCACCTGTGCGGTCTCGCTGATCGCCTTCATTATCTGGGAGTCGCGACAGCGCTACCCGATCGTCAATCTGCGCTTATTTCGGATCCGCACCTTCGCCGTGGCAAACGTACTCATGTTCCTGCTGGGCATCGTGCTTTTTGGTACCACGGTGCTCATCCCGCTCTATCTGCAGAGCCTGATGGGTTACACCGCGCAGAAGGCAGGAGAGGTGCTTTCGCCCGGGGCAGTGGTCATCATTTTTCTTATGCCGCTCGTTGGCTGGCTGGTTGCCAAAGTGGACGCGCGTTATCTCATCGCGTTAGGGTTCCTGACTACCTCGCTGGCTCTCTTGCACATGACCAATCTCTACCTCGGTATCGATTTTCGAACCGCCGTGATGTTTCGCGTCTATCAGGCTGCGGGTCTGGCCTTCCTCTTTGTGCCCATAAACACTATCTCCTACGTTGGCGTGCCGCCCGACCAGAACAATCAGGTATCCGGGCTGATGAATCTGTCTCGTAATCTCGGGGGAAGCGTGGGAATCTCGCTGGTGACGACGTTACTGGCGCGCCGCGCTCAACTTCACCAAAACAACCTTGTAAGCAATACGTATACTTCGAATCCTTCATTCCGAAATATGGTAGATGGGCTCACCCAGCAACTGACCACACGTGGCGTGATTCCCTCCGAGGCGACCCAACAAGCCTACGGCCGCATTTATGCGACGCTGGGACGTCAAGCCTCCGTACTCGCCTACATCGACACCATCAAGCTCCTGGCAGTGATCTGCCTATGCCTGGTTCCGCTTGTATTCATTATGCGGAAGAACAAGCCCGGCCGCGGTCCCGCGGCAGCTCACTAG